The genomic stretch CCTTTTTCCCAGAAACAACTGTTTAAACAAAGTGATCAAAATCAGCGGGGGATCTCTATGGATTGAATGATTCCTTCCAAAATCAAATCAGGCGAAACACCTTCCATTTCTTTCTCAGGATTGAGGATGATCCGGTGTCGCATAGCTGGAATAGCCGTTCTTTTGATATCCTCAGGAATGACAAAGTCCCTCCCACCCATCGCAGCCAGCGCTTGGGACGCACGGAAAATCGCCAAAGAAGCACGAGGTGATGCACCGGCATACAGACTGGGATGATTTCTTGTTTTGACCACTATAGTAGCGATGTAATGGAGCAGTTTTTCTTCAACCCTTACGGCAGAAGCCCATTCCTGAAACTTCAGAACTTCCTCTCCCGAAATTGCAGGAGTCACTTTCGGTTCACTTTCTGTTTCGGCACCCCGGTTTGTAAGGATCATAATTTCTTCCTCCAAATTAGGTAAGCTAAGATGTATTTTGAACAGAAACCTGTCCATCTGAGCCTCTGGCAACCGATAAGTCCCCTCCGAGTCAATGGGGTTTTGTGTGGCCAGAACCATAAAGGGCGAATCCATCGGATACGTATCCCCATCCATTGTCACCTGCCGTTCTTCCATCACTTCAAACATGGCAGCCTGGGTCTTGGCAGGAGCCCTATTAATCTCGTCAATGAGCACTATATTGGAAAAAATGGGACCTTTTCTGAATTCAAACTCCCCTGACTTGAATATAGAAGTACCCAAGACATCCGCAGGCATCAGATCAGGAGTAAACTGAATACGACTAAATCCGGTATTTACTGACTTGGCAAACAATTTACTTGTAAGAGTCTTTGCAATTCCGGGAACACCCTCTAGTAGGATATGTCCTTTGCTGAGGAGTGCCACGATCATGAGTTCAATCATTTCATCTTGCCCCACAATTGTTTTCTTGATTTCCCGGCGGATTTTCTCTATTCCCTCTGCGATATGTTCCACCGGTAGACGGCTCCCGAAGGGTATGCCGCTATCCTGCGGGTTGGAGATTTCTTCCATGCTGTTGTTTTGATTTAAAGTCTTCAATTAATTGATACAATTGTTGAATGTCCTCAGCATTAAGCTGCGTTTTTGTTTCCAGAGTATCCAGTTGCCTTAGCAAAGTCAGGGTTTCATCTAGGTGAACTCCACTTTTGTTAGCCAAGGAAAGTGCAAATCCCTCCTTATCCTCACCTGTCTGAAGGTGGAACGTTCTTCTGCAATAATCCCAGAACAACTTAAGCTGTAGCTCCCCAAGCTCAGTCATGTCTTTGCTATTGAGGTAAATCGAGGAAATTGTTTTGGCAAATTCCAGCGATTGGTTTTTAGGCTGCGTGATTACTTTTATAGCCTTTTGCTTACGTTTCCCTTCAAACACCACCCAAAGAACCAGCAGAGCCCAACAGGTAAAATAGGCAGCT from Algoriphagus sp. NG3 encodes the following:
- a CDS encoding MoxR family ATPase, giving the protein MEEISNPQDSGIPFGSRLPVEHIAEGIEKIRREIKKTIVGQDEMIELMIVALLSKGHILLEGVPGIAKTLTSKLFAKSVNTGFSRIQFTPDLMPADVLGTSIFKSGEFEFRKGPIFSNIVLIDEINRAPAKTQAAMFEVMEERQVTMDGDTYPMDSPFMVLATQNPIDSEGTYRLPEAQMDRFLFKIHLSLPNLEEEIMILTNRGAETESEPKVTPAISGEEVLKFQEWASAVRVEEKLLHYIATIVVKTRNHPSLYAGASPRASLAIFRASQALAAMGGRDFVIPEDIKRTAIPAMRHRIILNPEKEMEGVSPDLILEGIIQSIEIPR